In the Chryseobacterium sp. MYb264 genome, one interval contains:
- a CDS encoding DUF1501 domain-containing protein — translation MLIKRREFLKISSLATASLLMPNFLKAMTFEDSLEPNQKILVVLQFTGGNDGLNTIIPARNDIYFKERKNIAIKDSLPLNDETGINPALSYFKELHDNGELSILNNVGYPNPDKSHFRSMDIWHSASKSDEYLETGWLGRFLDEECYKCEHPTQALEVDDMLSLALKGENNKAFAFKDPKRLYQTSQEKYFKSLYDHHHDDETVSYLYQTLGSTINNAGYIFDKSKAKKTEHAYPNSQLGKDFKTVASLIKSDINTRVYYLSVGSFDTHVNQNERQQKLFGDINEAVKSFVTDMKNNGLFDDILLMTFSEFGRRVAENASNGTDHGTANQMFFISGGLKKKGLLNAHPDLTLLNEGDLLYSEDFRKVYATILKNWLKADSSKVLGWKNGVYDFI, via the coding sequence ATGTTAATCAAAAGAAGAGAATTCCTGAAAATAAGTTCATTGGCTACCGCATCATTGTTGATGCCGAATTTCCTGAAAGCAATGACATTCGAAGATTCATTGGAACCCAATCAGAAGATTTTGGTGGTTCTACAATTCACTGGCGGAAATGATGGTTTAAATACCATTATTCCGGCAAGAAATGACATTTATTTTAAAGAAAGAAAAAATATCGCTATCAAAGATTCTTTGCCGTTGAACGATGAAACCGGGATTAATCCTGCTCTTTCCTATTTTAAAGAACTGCATGATAACGGAGAACTTTCTATTTTAAATAACGTCGGTTATCCAAATCCGGATAAATCTCACTTCCGAAGCATGGATATATGGCATTCTGCAAGCAAAAGCGACGAATATCTGGAAACAGGCTGGCTTGGACGTTTTTTGGATGAGGAATGTTATAAATGCGAACATCCGACTCAGGCTTTGGAAGTTGATGATATGCTAAGTTTAGCTTTAAAAGGCGAAAATAATAAAGCATTCGCCTTCAAAGATCCGAAAAGATTATATCAAACGAGTCAGGAAAAATACTTCAAATCATTATACGATCATCATCATGACGACGAAACGGTTTCTTATTTATATCAAACTTTAGGTTCCACCATCAATAATGCGGGCTATATTTTTGATAAAAGTAAAGCCAAAAAGACAGAACATGCTTATCCGAATTCGCAATTAGGAAAAGATTTCAAGACCGTTGCATCATTGATTAAATCTGACATTAATACGCGGGTTTATTATCTTTCTGTCGGAAGTTTTGACACCCATGTGAATCAGAATGAAAGACAGCAAAAATTATTCGGAGATATTAATGAGGCGGTAAAATCTTTTGTGACAGACATGAAAAACAACGGACTTTTTGATGATATCTTATTGATGACTTTCTCAGAATTCGGACGGCGCGTTGCCGAAAATGCAAGTAATGGGACCGATCACGGAACTGCCAACCAGATGTTTTTCATCAGTGGCGGATTGAAGAAAAAAGGCCTTTTAAATGCCCATCCGGATTTAACCCTATTGAATGAAGGCGATTTATTGTATTCAGAAGATTTCAGAAAAGTGTATGCTACTATTCTTAAAAACTGGCTGAAAGCAGATTCTTCAAAAGTATTGGGCTGGAAAAACGGGGTCTATGATTTTATATAA
- a CDS encoding DUF1800 domain-containing protein gives MIPSSLINNKHLLWRAGFGAGINQLEGLKNINVKDLINDLFKEETFTEINYETPDPEIHDSMTAPSPAEKKKEMQKINREQNEELNLNFLDKMVNSKEQMREKMAFFWHGHFASRVQNPRFNRQILNVIRKNALGNFKDLLFEVSQAPAMLNFLNNQQNKKDHPNENFAREVMELFTMGRGNYTEKDIREGARAFTGWGYDKEGNFVERPKQHDEGTKTFLNKTGNFTGTDALNIILEQKATSKFITTKIYRFFVNENVDDKIVNVLSESFYQSNYDIKKLMKDIFSSSWFYDKKNIGNRIKSPIELMAGMMRTLPMNIQNPENLIVYQKLLGQTLLYPPNVAGWPNGKSWIDSSTLMLRLQIPQIWSGLRPLDYHPKEDDDVDMGLKKNPNNLAKSFKNPNITIDWARVEKIFNGKNIEDYLIQNSGSLDMDSVKNFSDRSVKMTIINLMSTPEYQLM, from the coding sequence ATGATACCTTCATCACTTATTAATAATAAACATCTTCTATGGCGAGCCGGTTTTGGAGCGGGAATCAACCAATTGGAAGGTTTGAAAAATATAAACGTAAAAGACTTAATTAATGATTTATTTAAAGAAGAAACTTTTACTGAAATTAATTACGAAACCCCCGATCCGGAAATCCACGATTCTATGACCGCCCCATCACCTGCAGAAAAGAAAAAAGAAATGCAGAAGATTAATCGTGAACAAAACGAAGAGCTCAATCTGAATTTTCTGGATAAAATGGTTAACAGCAAAGAGCAGATGCGAGAAAAAATGGCGTTTTTCTGGCATGGGCATTTTGCTTCGAGAGTTCAAAATCCTAGATTTAATCGGCAGATTCTAAATGTTATCCGAAAAAATGCGTTGGGAAACTTCAAAGATCTTTTGTTTGAAGTGAGCCAGGCTCCTGCGATGTTGAACTTTTTAAATAATCAACAAAATAAAAAAGATCATCCCAATGAAAATTTTGCCCGCGAAGTGATGGAACTTTTCACGATGGGGCGAGGAAATTATACAGAAAAAGATATCAGAGAAGGCGCAAGAGCTTTTACCGGCTGGGGGTATGATAAAGAAGGGAACTTTGTTGAAAGACCAAAACAGCATGATGAAGGCACAAAAACATTCCTCAATAAAACCGGAAATTTCACGGGAACTGATGCTTTAAATATTATTCTTGAGCAAAAAGCAACTTCAAAATTCATCACCACAAAAATTTACAGATTTTTCGTGAATGAAAATGTGGATGATAAGATCGTAAATGTCCTAAGCGAAAGTTTTTATCAATCCAATTACGACATCAAAAAACTCATGAAAGATATTTTTTCAAGTTCATGGTTTTATGATAAAAAAAATATAGGAAACAGAATAAAATCTCCCATCGAATTAATGGCTGGAATGATGCGAACCCTTCCGATGAATATTCAAAATCCGGAAAACCTCATCGTTTATCAGAAATTATTGGGACAAACGCTTTTATATCCGCCAAACGTTGCAGGCTGGCCCAACGGAAAATCATGGATCGACAGCTCGACTTTAATGTTGAGATTACAGATTCCTCAGATTTGGTCGGGCTTACGTCCGCTTGACTATCATCCTAAAGAAGATGATGATGTGGATATGGGTTTAAAAAAGAACCCAAATAATCTGGCGAAAAGCTTCAAAAACCCGAATATTACAATCGACTGGGCAAGAGTGGAAAAGATCTTTAACGGAAAAAATATTGAAGATTATTTAATTCAAAATTCCGGGTCATTGGACATGGATTCGGTGAAAAACTTTTCGGATCGCAGTGTGAAAATGACTATCATTAATCTCATGTCAACTCCGGAATATCAGCTAATGTAA